A section of the Hyalangium minutum genome encodes:
- a CDS encoding SDR family oxidoreductase codes for MAKYFALARMVSMEDEGASQREHFGHLYLQGISKIAAMKIVITGANRGIGLELTRQYLARGDSVYAGARTPGRARELAALLAPSGGRLQLHACDVSLEASVRTFASTVSEPIDVLINNAGVRSRPDSLEALDLDDAARTFQVNALGALRVTSALLPMLRRSAGAKIANITSGLGSIADNTSGGSYGYRMSKAALNMATRSLAQDLRAEGLIAVVLSPGWVQTDMGGSEAPTPVAESAAGLIGLIDRLTLQDSGTFLDFRGGPIAW; via the coding sequence GTGGCGAAGTATTTTGCACTCGCTCGCATGGTGAGCATGGAGGACGAGGGGGCGAGCCAGCGTGAGCACTTTGGGCACCTCTACCTCCAGGGCATCAGTAAGATCGCCGCCATGAAGATCGTCATCACTGGAGCCAACCGCGGCATTGGACTGGAGCTGACCCGTCAGTACCTCGCCCGCGGTGACTCCGTTTACGCCGGTGCCCGGACACCCGGACGCGCCCGCGAGCTCGCGGCCCTCCTGGCTCCCTCGGGCGGCCGGCTCCAACTCCACGCCTGCGATGTGTCTCTGGAGGCCAGTGTCCGCACGTTCGCGTCCACCGTCTCCGAGCCCATCGATGTGCTCATCAACAACGCGGGCGTGAGAAGCCGGCCCGACAGCCTCGAAGCGCTCGATCTGGATGACGCCGCCCGGACCTTCCAGGTGAACGCGCTCGGCGCGCTGCGCGTCACCTCCGCCCTGCTGCCCATGCTCCGCCGCTCCGCAGGTGCGAAGATCGCCAACATCACCTCAGGGCTGGGCTCCATCGCCGATAACACCTCCGGCGGCAGCTATGGCTACCGCATGTCCAAGGCCGCGCTGAACATGGCGACACGCTCGCTGGCGCAGGACCTGCGCGCCGAGGGACTCATCGCCGTGGTGCTCAGCCCCGGCTGGGTGCAGACCGACATGGGCGGCTCGGAGGCTCCGACACCCGTGGCCGAGTCCGCCGCGGGCCTCATCGGCCTCATCGACCGGCTCACCCTTCAGGACAGCGGAACCTTCCTCGACTTCCGGGGCGGGCCCATCGCCTGGTGA
- a CDS encoding PD40 domain-containing protein: MLTRRGRYFLALVVLITGSVWAQDDENDGGLRTPTRLTVGVGDQFLGQLVPDGNTLIFASNRNIATEIYAQDVEGGRERRLFDEGADVTWPRVSPDGKHLLYISFRDQASGQLCVRELPGAEERRCLEEETSALQAEWIDASHIALVSRATIQGDLRLSRVTLERKLSSSALLDRNLTSPTLSPDGRWLVYVPVERSVQQVGPGFAARAASHLEAIRLDRPGAVPVPLTLELPGQTGQPVFSRDGRFLYVVQFFTDSNADGVIDASDSGVLFRVPFEAEREDAPERASASNPDQLTSESWNCEYPAPAVALLIMTCSRDQSLDVYQLPLDGQVPSTWDVSRLSEELKMVGRRADELLLYRHRLLKEERPRLRRLLMMRMSRLHLAFEDFGAAEFYARHMSKVEDPDTKGLSEPLRILIDHRRDMKERDRGRMLDELSEAEQQRMAALDPSAAPSPPSAVFQHVVRSELAQSAGDFTLARRELEAAQIADTTPRSVLEAYYDQADALYRQLDDREALVEAGRRLSMHRAFKEDDQLDFARAAVRALYRGRPYDEADAAMAQALASAPAGSAYAFALELGRHINAIHEERPPRPVRDALIGFYKQQQDPLRRRAVVQDAVERAGSLGADGVLEAVATVYIDDAPPGTEEGRRAERLFRRAMMGRAYRRLGRQRQDEARADFDLVTQRTGSLESAVESMNLRLRAGVSPEVVEKEVTTASAKMKQPLAHFVKAYVTTRQLSKLDDKAHAQAVEAAVKELRASWTELKNQRAVQALYGAIQHEDFLRGGDPAAAERANRHYLIALDLVRNNIRYKAMILGALGTLNTQVGNFHIALGYLDQRDMYPYADNWAGLSVSLERARALLHVGREEEAAKAADRALAMVDATPKLARFLPLVLDRAALYNLAAGRFERALALYDRELPTVEAGPRDAEGLRNRLVVRLARCAAELGADQPQRALEDLAAVDRDLAAPAVQATLNWPHATPEQVQRSYRIIAAGLRANAETRLGRLDAAARAIEQRRALFLEQFAESERDEDLGAVMLAELRLAENAVDRRETAQAARWLGEAIAHADTLKERTHASVDAGQLDVLWFAAQLHADGSTQLPFDVPKRLGQAHRTLIDQRQSSWRSYLAWFEIYLALGTTPPAGVREALLVPAQPESADGLGRTSPGP, encoded by the coding sequence GTGCTGACGCGTCGAGGTCGATACTTCCTGGCCCTCGTCGTGCTCATCACGGGCAGTGTCTGGGCGCAGGATGATGAGAACGACGGAGGTCTGCGCACGCCCACGCGGCTCACGGTGGGCGTGGGAGACCAGTTTCTGGGGCAACTGGTGCCGGATGGGAACACGCTGATCTTCGCCTCCAACCGGAACATCGCGACCGAGATCTACGCTCAGGATGTGGAAGGGGGCCGAGAGCGCCGCCTCTTCGACGAAGGCGCTGACGTGACCTGGCCGCGGGTGAGTCCCGATGGCAAGCACCTGCTCTACATCTCGTTCCGAGACCAGGCCAGCGGCCAGCTGTGTGTGCGGGAGCTGCCCGGTGCGGAAGAGCGCCGCTGCCTCGAGGAAGAGACGAGCGCGCTGCAGGCGGAGTGGATCGATGCCTCGCACATCGCGCTGGTGAGCCGGGCGACCATCCAGGGCGATCTGCGGTTGTCGCGGGTCACGCTGGAGCGCAAGCTGAGCTCGAGCGCGCTGCTCGATCGCAACCTGACCAGTCCCACCCTCTCTCCCGATGGGCGCTGGCTGGTGTACGTCCCGGTGGAGCGCTCCGTGCAGCAGGTGGGCCCGGGCTTCGCCGCGCGCGCCGCGTCTCATCTAGAGGCCATTCGGCTGGATCGCCCTGGAGCGGTTCCCGTACCGCTGACGCTCGAACTCCCGGGACAGACCGGGCAGCCGGTGTTCTCGCGCGATGGGCGCTTCCTGTACGTGGTGCAGTTCTTCACGGACTCGAATGCGGACGGGGTGATCGACGCGAGCGACAGCGGGGTGCTGTTCCGGGTGCCTTTCGAGGCCGAGCGCGAGGACGCGCCCGAGCGGGCCTCCGCCTCCAATCCGGACCAGCTCACCAGTGAGTCCTGGAACTGCGAGTACCCGGCGCCTGCGGTCGCGCTCCTCATCATGACGTGTTCACGCGACCAGTCGCTGGACGTGTATCAGCTGCCGCTGGATGGCCAGGTTCCCAGCACCTGGGACGTTTCTCGCCTCAGCGAGGAGCTGAAGATGGTGGGCCGGCGCGCGGATGAGCTCCTGCTCTATCGCCACCGCTTGCTGAAGGAGGAGCGGCCCAGGCTCCGCCGGCTGCTGATGATGCGCATGAGCCGGCTCCATCTCGCCTTCGAGGACTTTGGTGCGGCGGAGTTCTACGCCCGCCATATGTCCAAGGTGGAGGATCCTGACACCAAGGGACTGTCGGAGCCGCTGCGGATCCTCATCGACCACCGGCGCGACATGAAGGAGCGCGACCGCGGCCGCATGTTGGACGAGCTGAGCGAGGCCGAGCAGCAACGCATGGCTGCTTTGGATCCCTCGGCCGCTCCCAGCCCGCCTTCCGCTGTCTTTCAACACGTGGTGCGCAGTGAGCTGGCGCAGTCCGCCGGTGACTTCACGCTGGCGCGCCGGGAGCTGGAGGCGGCGCAGATCGCCGACACCACGCCGCGCTCGGTGCTGGAGGCCTATTATGATCAAGCGGACGCGCTGTACCGCCAGCTCGACGATCGGGAGGCGCTGGTGGAGGCCGGCCGACGGCTCTCGATGCACAGGGCCTTCAAGGAGGACGATCAGCTCGACTTTGCTCGGGCTGCCGTCCGCGCGCTGTACCGGGGACGCCCCTACGACGAGGCGGATGCCGCCATGGCCCAGGCGCTCGCATCGGCCCCGGCCGGCTCTGCCTACGCCTTCGCCTTGGAGCTCGGGCGGCACATCAACGCGATACACGAAGAGCGTCCGCCGCGCCCCGTCCGGGATGCTTTGATCGGGTTCTACAAGCAGCAGCAGGATCCCCTTCGGCGGCGGGCCGTGGTGCAAGACGCCGTCGAGCGCGCGGGGAGCCTTGGCGCCGACGGCGTGCTGGAGGCGGTGGCGACGGTCTACATCGATGATGCCCCGCCCGGCACCGAGGAAGGCCGCCGGGCCGAGCGGTTGTTTCGCAGGGCGATGATGGGCCGCGCCTACCGCCGGTTGGGGAGGCAGCGCCAGGACGAAGCGCGTGCGGACTTCGACCTCGTGACTCAGCGGACGGGCTCGCTGGAGAGCGCGGTCGAGTCCATGAACCTGCGTCTGCGCGCGGGCGTCAGCCCCGAGGTGGTGGAGAAGGAAGTCACCACTGCCTCCGCGAAGATGAAGCAGCCGCTCGCGCACTTCGTGAAGGCCTACGTCACGACGCGCCAGCTGTCGAAGCTGGATGACAAAGCCCACGCGCAGGCGGTGGAGGCGGCTGTGAAGGAGCTGCGCGCCTCCTGGACCGAGCTCAAGAACCAGCGCGCGGTGCAGGCCCTCTATGGCGCCATTCAGCATGAGGACTTCCTGAGAGGCGGAGATCCTGCCGCCGCCGAGCGCGCCAACCGGCACTACCTGATTGCGCTGGACCTGGTGCGCAACAACATCCGCTACAAGGCGATGATCCTGGGCGCGCTGGGGACGTTGAACACGCAGGTGGGCAACTTTCACATCGCGCTGGGCTACCTCGATCAACGGGACATGTATCCCTACGCGGACAACTGGGCGGGGTTGTCGGTGTCCCTGGAGCGCGCTCGGGCGCTCTTGCACGTGGGCCGCGAGGAGGAGGCGGCGAAGGCGGCGGATCGAGCGCTGGCCATGGTGGATGCCACGCCGAAGCTGGCCCGGTTCCTCCCCTTGGTCTTGGATCGCGCGGCGCTCTACAACCTCGCGGCGGGCCGCTTCGAGCGTGCGTTGGCGCTCTACGATCGTGAGCTTCCCACCGTGGAAGCGGGCCCCCGAGACGCGGAGGGGCTGCGCAACCGCCTGGTGGTGCGGCTGGCCCGCTGCGCTGCGGAGCTGGGAGCGGATCAGCCCCAGCGGGCGTTGGAGGACCTGGCCGCCGTGGATCGCGACCTGGCGGCTCCCGCCGTGCAAGCCACACTGAATTGGCCACACGCCACACCCGAGCAGGTTCAGCGCTCCTATCGCATCATCGCGGCGGGCCTGCGCGCCAATGCGGAGACGCGGCTCGGGCGCCTGGACGCCGCGGCCCGTGCCATCGAGCAGCGGCGCGCGCTGTTCCTGGAACAGTTCGCCGAGTCGGAGCGTGATGAGGACCTCGGCGCGGTGATGCTGGCGGAGCTGCGGCTGGCCGAGAACGCCGTGGATCGCCGGGAAACAGCGCAGGCGGCCCGCTGGCTGGGTGAGGCGATTGCGCACGCCGACACGCTGAAGGAGCGCACGCACGCATCGGTGGATGCTGGTCAGCTGGATGTGCTCTGGTTCGCGGCGCAGTTGCACGCGGACGGGAGCACACAGCTGCCTTTCGACGTGCCCAAGCGTCTGGGCCAGGCGCATCGGACGCTCATCGACCAGCGTCAGTCTTCCTGGCGATCTTATCTGGCGTGGTTCGAGATCTATCTGGCACTCGGAACCACCCCACCAGCGGGGGTTCGAGAGGCACTGCTGGTGCCCGCGCAGCCAGAGTCGGCAGACGGCCTGGGTCGAACTTCTCCAGGGCCATAG
- a CDS encoding DUF2019 domain-containing protein, with translation MTLEKLVEAFARHAAAQTDAISRGDSKTANKHAKQVNAAFDKLCAQGNSGRDALAALFTHSRLDVRVKAAAFLLRHRTEEAQAVLKDAAQGEGLVSFSASEALKRWEEGTWALDPG, from the coding sequence ATGACCCTTGAGAAACTCGTGGAGGCGTTTGCCCGCCACGCCGCTGCTCAGACGGATGCCATCAGCCGAGGAGACTCGAAGACCGCCAACAAACACGCCAAGCAGGTGAATGCGGCATTCGACAAGCTGTGCGCGCAGGGCAACTCCGGAAGAGATGCGCTCGCGGCTCTGTTCACGCATTCCCGCCTGGACGTTCGAGTCAAGGCAGCAGCCTTCCTCCTTCGTCATCGAACTGAAGAAGCCCAAGCAGTGTTGAAAGACGCGGCTCAGGGAGAAGGACTGGTTTCCTTCTCAGCCTCAGAGGCCTTAAAGCGCTGGGAAGAAGGCACCTGGGCTCTAGACCCCGGGTAA
- a CDS encoding P-II family nitrogen regulator, whose amino-acid sequence MKRVEAIIKPTKLDEVKEALHKLGVQGMTATEVRGFGRQRGHTEFYKGSDASVGFLQKMKLEVVVDDEQVNQVVEAIIGVARTGKIGDGKIFVLPVDEVIRIRTGERGSKAL is encoded by the coding sequence ATGAAGCGGGTGGAAGCCATCATCAAGCCGACGAAGCTGGACGAGGTGAAGGAGGCGCTGCACAAGCTGGGGGTGCAGGGCATGACGGCCACGGAGGTGCGCGGGTTTGGCCGGCAGCGGGGGCACACGGAGTTCTACAAGGGCTCGGACGCCTCGGTGGGCTTCCTGCAGAAGATGAAGCTTGAGGTGGTGGTGGACGACGAGCAGGTGAATCAGGTGGTGGAGGCCATCATCGGGGTGGCGCGGACGGGGAAGATTGGGGACGGGAAGATCTTCGTGCTGCCGGTGGACGAGGTGATTCGCATCCGCACCGGGGAGCGCGGTAGCAAGGCGCTGTGA
- a CDS encoding bifunctional glycosyltransferase/class I SAM-dependent methyltransferase, protein MSLPVSVVLPYSPTTAAIAAHFAQALAGRVEVILAGDGPMEVVPAAGVHVLSGKVGKGAAIRAALEKVTGAVTVLQDPDEAYAPEAYEALCRPIEEDTADAVFGRRTAPGLRPELLADKALGGFTRFVTDVGLEDPLTGVRAFRTEALRSVTLTSEDDAVDAELVVKMAAQLYRMTEVPLSLQGVPKQPLASRLTKLRTLVRYATVRDDADNQHEGYSTLERMDGANNYNVWLGRRFQEHLGRRVLEIGAGIGTITKQLEPGLELLIALEVDRFYVDRLKNLFRGKPHVRPYLSDVALADWESLKQERLDTIVLSNVLEHIPDDGAAVRRFRQILPVGGKVLVLVPALPQLFGAIDEAVGHYRRYTPETLRKVLEENGFAVDKLEWMNLVGIPGWFMNSRVLRRRAVPKFQLKLYDRLAPLLAEAERHVKLPVGMSLFAVARVTGEAG, encoded by the coding sequence GTGAGTCTGCCTGTCTCCGTCGTCCTCCCCTACTCTCCCACCACGGCCGCAATCGCGGCCCACTTCGCCCAGGCGTTGGCAGGGCGAGTGGAGGTGATCCTGGCGGGTGACGGCCCGATGGAGGTGGTGCCCGCCGCAGGAGTGCACGTGCTCTCCGGGAAGGTGGGCAAGGGAGCAGCCATCCGGGCGGCGCTGGAGAAGGTGACAGGGGCGGTGACGGTGCTGCAGGACCCGGACGAGGCGTACGCGCCCGAGGCCTACGAGGCGCTGTGCCGTCCCATCGAGGAGGACACGGCGGACGCGGTGTTCGGCCGCCGGACGGCGCCGGGGCTGCGGCCGGAGCTGCTGGCGGACAAGGCGCTGGGAGGCTTCACGCGGTTCGTGACGGACGTGGGGCTGGAGGATCCGCTCACGGGGGTGCGGGCGTTCCGGACGGAGGCGCTGCGCTCGGTGACGCTGACGAGCGAGGACGACGCGGTGGACGCGGAGCTGGTGGTGAAGATGGCCGCGCAGCTCTACCGGATGACGGAGGTGCCGCTGTCGCTGCAGGGGGTGCCCAAGCAGCCGCTGGCCTCGCGGCTGACGAAGCTGCGCACGCTGGTGCGCTACGCCACGGTGCGGGACGACGCGGACAACCAGCACGAGGGCTACAGCACGCTGGAGCGGATGGACGGCGCCAACAACTACAACGTGTGGCTGGGGCGGCGCTTCCAGGAGCACCTGGGGCGGCGGGTGCTGGAGATCGGCGCGGGCATCGGGACGATCACGAAGCAGCTGGAGCCGGGGCTGGAGCTGCTGATCGCGCTCGAGGTGGACCGCTTCTACGTGGACCGGCTGAAGAACCTGTTCCGAGGCAAGCCGCACGTGCGGCCGTACCTGTCGGACGTGGCGCTGGCGGACTGGGAGTCGCTGAAGCAGGAGCGGCTGGACACGATTGTGCTCTCGAACGTGCTGGAGCACATCCCGGACGACGGGGCGGCAGTGCGGCGCTTCCGGCAGATTCTCCCGGTGGGAGGCAAGGTGCTGGTGCTGGTGCCGGCGCTGCCGCAGCTGTTCGGAGCGATTGACGAGGCGGTGGGGCACTACCGGCGCTACACGCCGGAGACGCTGCGGAAGGTGCTGGAGGAGAACGGCTTCGCGGTGGACAAGCTGGAGTGGATGAACCTGGTGGGAATCCCGGGTTGGTTCATGAACAGCCGGGTGCTGCGGCGGAGGGCGGTGCCGAAGTTCCAGCTGAAGCTGTATGACCGGCTGGCGCCGCTGCTGGCGGAGGCGGAGCGGCACGTGAAGCTGCCGGTGGGAATGAGTCTGTTCGCGGTTGCTCGAGTGACGGGAGAAGCCGGATGA
- a CDS encoding GumC family protein yields the protein MLEGSVNDPANAALTPLNVMRYVRAFWRRKWIVLGVAVLITGLTALHTTRKPKVYAASTSLIIDVTAPRVLDTDVKELMGDERSNYWFNKEYYATQNQVITSRAVATRVAEKLGLQHDAAFLGLAHLQDEKARLQAMQLADAAGMLQARISVIPVKDSRVVNIAVEDLDPQRAALLANEVAQAYMAENLALRLRTTETATQWLEERKVELERASQASELALYDFKKDADMLSVSPENKKSSVTERINSYEATLTQVRTKIAALQGRVEAIRQLQKSSQPGDETWAEAVPGASDSAIQELKRRYVEQRAVCVELSERYLAEHPKMLECNTKLAVVREDFVRSLANVVRKAETELAQAVAEEKNLMRLLAAAQDESFQFGKRQIEFDRMNREAENNRRLYESVLRRLKDIELSGLLRTTNVRVLDAARPSYGPIKPDVQRSVMLAMLVGLLAGCAVVVLLEILENTVATQADVEERLGLAFLGFVPRVEGKGESPKDRDLFVHRQPKSSVAECCRAIRTNLLFMSPDKPFKTLVVTSSGPQEGKSTSCIFLGVAMAQSGNRVLLLDTDMRRPRLHKAFGVPNDVGISSLVVGEGSLDKAVKSTEVPNLFVLPCGPIPPNPAELLHTQAFADLLKAAGEKFDRIILDSPPLNAVSDSAVLATQADGVVLVLRAGKTNRDAAARALRSLADVQAQMYGAVLNDLDVTDSRYRDTYMSYRGYYGHYAAEESKDGAASS from the coding sequence ATGTTGGAAGGTTCCGTGAACGATCCGGCGAACGCCGCGCTGACGCCCTTGAACGTCATGCGCTACGTGCGCGCGTTCTGGCGCCGCAAGTGGATCGTCCTCGGGGTCGCTGTGCTCATTACCGGCCTGACCGCGCTCCACACCACCCGCAAGCCCAAGGTGTACGCCGCCAGCACCTCGCTCATCATCGACGTCACCGCCCCGCGCGTGCTCGACACCGACGTGAAGGAGTTGATGGGCGACGAGCGCAGCAACTACTGGTTCAACAAGGAGTACTACGCCACCCAGAACCAGGTGATTACCTCGCGCGCCGTGGCCACCCGCGTGGCGGAGAAGCTCGGGCTCCAGCATGACGCCGCCTTCCTGGGCCTGGCTCATCTCCAGGACGAGAAGGCCCGGCTCCAGGCCATGCAGCTCGCGGACGCCGCGGGCATGCTCCAGGCGCGCATCAGCGTGATTCCGGTGAAGGACTCGCGCGTGGTGAACATCGCCGTGGAGGACCTGGATCCGCAGCGCGCGGCGCTCCTGGCCAACGAGGTGGCTCAGGCCTACATGGCGGAGAACCTCGCGCTGCGCCTGCGCACCACGGAGACGGCCACCCAGTGGCTCGAGGAGCGCAAGGTGGAGCTGGAGCGCGCCTCGCAGGCCAGCGAGCTGGCCCTGTACGACTTCAAGAAGGACGCGGACATGCTCTCTGTGTCCCCGGAGAACAAGAAGAGCAGCGTCACCGAGCGCATCAACAGCTATGAGGCCACGCTCACCCAGGTGCGCACGAAGATCGCCGCGCTCCAGGGCCGCGTGGAGGCCATCCGCCAGCTGCAGAAGAGCTCCCAGCCCGGCGACGAGACGTGGGCCGAGGCGGTGCCCGGCGCGAGCGACTCGGCGATTCAGGAGCTCAAGCGCCGCTACGTGGAGCAGCGCGCCGTGTGCGTCGAGCTGAGCGAGCGCTACCTGGCCGAGCACCCGAAGATGCTCGAGTGCAACACCAAGCTGGCGGTGGTGCGCGAGGACTTCGTGCGCAGCCTCGCCAACGTGGTGCGCAAGGCGGAGACGGAGCTGGCGCAGGCTGTGGCCGAGGAGAAGAACCTCATGCGCCTGCTGGCCGCCGCCCAGGACGAGTCTTTCCAGTTCGGCAAGCGGCAGATCGAGTTCGACCGGATGAACCGCGAGGCGGAGAACAACCGCCGCCTCTACGAGTCGGTGCTGCGGCGGCTCAAGGACATCGAGCTGTCGGGCCTGCTGCGCACCACGAACGTGCGCGTGCTGGACGCGGCCCGGCCGAGCTACGGCCCCATCAAGCCGGACGTGCAGCGCTCGGTGATGCTGGCGATGCTGGTGGGCCTGCTGGCCGGGTGCGCGGTGGTGGTGCTGCTGGAGATTCTGGAGAACACGGTCGCCACCCAGGCGGACGTGGAGGAGCGTTTGGGGCTGGCTTTCCTGGGCTTCGTGCCGCGCGTGGAGGGCAAGGGCGAGAGCCCGAAGGACCGCGATCTGTTCGTCCACCGTCAGCCGAAGTCCTCGGTGGCCGAGTGCTGCCGCGCCATCCGGACCAACCTGCTGTTCATGTCTCCGGACAAGCCCTTCAAGACGCTGGTGGTGACGAGCAGCGGGCCGCAGGAGGGCAAGTCCACCTCGTGCATCTTCTTGGGCGTGGCCATGGCCCAGAGTGGCAACCGCGTGCTGCTGCTCGACACGGACATGCGCCGGCCCCGGCTGCACAAGGCCTTCGGCGTGCCGAACGACGTGGGCATCAGCTCGCTCGTGGTGGGCGAGGGCTCGCTGGACAAGGCCGTGAAGAGCACCGAGGTCCCCAACCTCTTCGTGCTCCCGTGCGGCCCCATTCCTCCCAACCCGGCCGAGCTGCTCCACACCCAGGCCTTCGCGGACCTGCTCAAGGCTGCGGGCGAGAAGTTCGATCGCATCATCCTCGACAGCCCGCCGCTCAATGCGGTGTCGGACTCGGCGGTGCTGGCCACCCAGGCGGATGGCGTGGTGCTCGTGCTGCGCGCCGGGAAGACGAACCGCGATGCGGCGGCCCGGGCCCTGCGCTCGCTGGCGGATGTGCAGGCGCAGATGTACGGCGCGGTCCTCAATGACCTGGATGTGACGGACTCGCGGTATCGGGACACCTATATGAGCTACCGCGGCTACTACGGCCACTACGCCGCCGAGGAGTCGAAGGACGGAGCGGCGTCGTCGTGA
- a CDS encoding glycosyltransferase: MEVHVQTLARAQAALGARVEVLCINHAQGGDGVSHEFHGRSPTREEWDGPVRVTRVGRWASVLRMDVMPELPRALLQALMRGVDIVHLHTPNPTMVLALDALPWLPPLVITHHSDIIRQKVAGALFRPFELVLYTRARRLIATSSAYVPGSPLLKRFRNKVRELPLGLELDPFLTPSPAALAAEARWREQAGTPLWLMVGRLVYYKGLFTALEALTRVSGQLMVVGVGPLEQEGKARARALGVEGRVTWAGYLPPDELVGAYRAATALWFPSNARSEAYGLSQIEAMASGVPVINTAIPHSGVPWVSLSGQTGLTVPVGDAEALARAARRLLEEPGLAERLGQGARARAVEQFRHDVMAERSLALYAEALSVPWEERPRGTPAEGRS, translated from the coding sequence ATGGAGGTCCATGTCCAGACGCTCGCCCGCGCGCAGGCCGCCCTCGGCGCCCGCGTGGAGGTGCTCTGCATCAACCACGCGCAGGGAGGCGATGGCGTCAGCCACGAGTTCCACGGCCGCAGCCCCACCCGCGAGGAGTGGGATGGGCCGGTGCGCGTGACGCGCGTGGGGCGGTGGGCCTCGGTGCTGCGCATGGATGTGATGCCCGAGCTGCCTCGCGCGCTGTTGCAGGCGCTGATGCGGGGCGTGGACATCGTCCATCTGCACACGCCCAACCCGACCATGGTCCTGGCGCTGGATGCACTGCCGTGGCTGCCGCCGCTCGTCATCACCCACCACAGCGACATCATCCGACAGAAGGTGGCCGGGGCCCTGTTCCGCCCATTCGAGCTGGTGCTCTACACGCGGGCGCGGCGGCTCATTGCCACCAGCTCGGCGTATGTGCCGGGCTCGCCGCTGCTGAAGCGCTTCCGGAACAAGGTGCGCGAGCTGCCGCTGGGCCTCGAGCTGGATCCGTTCCTGACGCCCTCGCCCGCGGCGCTGGCAGCCGAGGCCCGCTGGCGCGAGCAAGCGGGGACTCCGCTGTGGCTGATGGTGGGGCGGCTCGTCTACTACAAGGGCTTGTTCACGGCGCTCGAGGCGCTGACGCGGGTGTCCGGCCAGTTGATGGTGGTGGGCGTCGGCCCTCTGGAGCAGGAAGGCAAGGCGCGGGCGCGGGCGCTCGGCGTCGAGGGCCGGGTGACGTGGGCGGGCTACCTGCCCCCGGACGAGCTCGTGGGGGCCTACCGTGCCGCCACGGCTCTCTGGTTCCCGAGCAATGCGCGCAGCGAGGCGTATGGGCTCTCGCAGATCGAAGCCATGGCCAGTGGCGTGCCGGTCATCAACACAGCGATTCCGCACTCGGGCGTGCCGTGGGTGAGCCTGAGCGGGCAGACGGGCCTTACGGTTCCCGTGGGCGATGCCGAGGCGCTGGCTCGGGCCGCTCGGCGGCTGCTGGAGGAGCCGGGGCTCGCGGAGCGGCTCGGGCAAGGCGCGAGGGCTCGGGCCGTGGAGCAGTTCCGCCATGACGTGATGGCCGAGCGCAGCCTGGCCCTGTATGCCGAGGCGCTGAGCGTCCCCTGGGAGGAGCGTCCCCGGGGCACGCCCGCGGAGGGAAGATCATGA
- a CDS encoding FkbM family methyltransferase, with protein sequence MSTHISGQQTGAAPLWMKAAARVVRRLPFARYRVMNALSTLSPVRGPFVARIPTSRQGLRFECDLRNGLAREVFFTGQYEPQETCLVRALLRPGDTFVDVGAHWGYFTFLAAEAVTPSGRVVAIEADPRIHRTLMANLSLNRLPQVSALHVAAAAEEGTVKLEGYDESGDNWGISRVRDASQASARAFSVPARPVDAVLDELGVGRVSLVKMDIEGAEVFALAGMRQGLQAHRYERLLLELHPSQLREHGTDAAALARLLTEAGYQGWAVDHSAEATRRWAYARHIEPRMLLRPLSPGEPLDDWPHILWIAPGVPSPV encoded by the coding sequence ATGAGCACGCACATCTCTGGACAGCAGACGGGAGCCGCGCCGCTGTGGATGAAGGCCGCCGCGCGCGTCGTCCGGCGCCTGCCGTTCGCCCGCTACCGGGTGATGAATGCCCTGTCCACGCTCTCGCCGGTGCGGGGGCCCTTCGTGGCTCGGATTCCCACCTCTCGCCAGGGGCTGCGGTTCGAGTGCGATCTGCGCAATGGCTTGGCGCGCGAGGTCTTCTTCACGGGCCAGTATGAGCCGCAGGAGACGTGCCTCGTGCGGGCGCTGCTGCGGCCGGGGGACACCTTCGTCGACGTGGGCGCTCACTGGGGCTACTTCACCTTTCTGGCCGCCGAGGCCGTGACGCCCTCCGGGCGCGTGGTGGCCATCGAGGCGGATCCGCGCATCCACCGGACCCTCATGGCCAACCTGTCGCTCAACCGGCTGCCCCAGGTCTCCGCGCTGCACGTGGCCGCCGCGGCGGAGGAGGGCACGGTGAAGCTGGAGGGGTATGACGAGTCCGGCGACAACTGGGGCATCTCGCGCGTGCGCGACGCGTCCCAGGCCTCTGCTCGGGCCTTCAGCGTGCCGGCCCGCCCGGTCGATGCCGTGCTGGACGAGCTGGGCGTGGGCCGGGTGAGCCTCGTGAAGATGGACATCGAGGGCGCCGAGGTGTTCGCCCTGGCGGGCATGCGCCAAGGGCTCCAGGCGCACCGTTATGAGCGGCTCCTGCTGGAACTGCACCCGTCCCAGTTGCGCGAGCATGGGACCGATGCCGCCGCGCTGGCCCGTCTCCTGACGGAGGCCGGTTACCAGGGGTGGGCGGTGGACCACTCCGCCGAGGCCACCCGTCGCTGGGCCTACGCGCGGCACATCGAGCCGCGCATGCTGCTGCGTCCGCTGAGCCCGGGCGAGCCGCTGGACGACTGGCCTCACATTCTCTGGATCGCTCCGGGGGTTCCCTCTCCCGTCTAG